From the Rhodanobacter soli genome, one window contains:
- a CDS encoding BPSL0761 family protein translates to MPDERTRALLWAGGFLIELARDNRLPLDIRQHAVMIARHFPTIEDISAMALLKHPSGLGLGLASPEISWIEGCRYGPLRHSTRIAWPEVN, encoded by the coding sequence ATGCCAGACGAAAGAACCAGGGCACTCCTATGGGCAGGTGGCTTCCTGATCGAACTTGCTCGAGACAATAGGCTTCCCTTAGACATCCGGCAGCATGCTGTGATGATCGCACGTCACTTCCCGACGATCGAGGACATCTCGGCGATGGCGCTTCTCAAGCATCCATCCGGTCTCGGTCTCGGGCTGGCGTCTCCTGAGATTTCGTGGATTGAAGGATGTCGCTACGGCCCTCTGCGCCACTCCACCCGCATTGCTTGGCCTGAAGTGAACTGA
- a CDS encoding LPXTG cell wall anchor domain-containing protein: MRNKIFGGIGILWGGALLFRWLTSGTSDVGSSAYQSGQSAAVIFGALMLVAGLYYFFRKPN, translated from the coding sequence ATGCGCAACAAGATCTTTGGCGGCATAGGCATTCTGTGGGGTGGCGCGCTTCTTTTTCGCTGGCTCACATCGGGTACCTCCGACGTCGGTTCATCTGCGTATCAGTCGGGTCAGTCTGCTGCCGTTATCTTCGGTGCACTCATGCTCGTAGCTGGGCTGTACTACTTTTTCCGCAAGCCAAACTAG
- a CDS encoding LPXTG cell wall anchor domain-containing protein, giving the protein MRNKIFGGIGILWGGALLFRLLTSGTSDVGSSAYQSGQSAAVIFGALMLVAGLYYFFRKPN; this is encoded by the coding sequence ATGCGCAACAAGATCTTTGGCGGCATAGGCATTCTGTGGGGCGGCGCGCTTCTTTTTCGCTTGCTCACATCGGGTACCTCCGACGTCGGTTCATCTGCGTATCAGTCGGGTCAGTCTGCTGCCGTTATCTTCGGTGCACTCATGCTCGTAGCTGGGCTGTACTACTTTTTCCGCAAGCCAAACTAG
- a CDS encoding integron integrase, with translation MSYPPQSAGISGPLPTPPAPRLFDEVRRHMRVKHYSLRTEKIYISWIRRFILANAKRHPREMGAAEVEAFLSLLAVQRKVAASTQNQALSALLFLYRVVLGIQLPWMEGVVRAKRPKRVPTVLSQDEARSLLAHMEGRPQLLASLLYGTGMRLMECLRLRVKDVDFARNEITIRGGKGAKDRHTVLPKSLVEPLQREIERAQMLHAADLAAGFGAASLPYALARKYPSAARDFGWQYVFPSVQRSIDPNDGVERRHHFDDAILTRGLKAARLRAGIVKSLSAHTLRHSFATHLLEMGYDIRTVQELLGHRDVATTQIYTHVLNRSASGVLSPLDR, from the coding sequence ATGTCTTATCCACCACAATCCGCGGGGATATCCGGACCCCTTCCGACTCCACCTGCTCCCCGCTTGTTCGACGAAGTTCGCCGACACATGCGGGTTAAACACTACAGCTTACGCACCGAGAAGATCTATATCAGCTGGATAAGGCGGTTCATCTTGGCCAACGCCAAGCGTCACCCGCGCGAGATGGGCGCGGCGGAAGTTGAGGCGTTCCTGTCACTCCTTGCCGTCCAGCGAAAGGTCGCGGCCAGCACCCAGAACCAAGCGCTGTCGGCCCTGCTGTTTTTGTATAGGGTGGTTCTTGGGATCCAGTTGCCATGGATGGAGGGTGTCGTGCGCGCCAAGCGGCCAAAGCGCGTGCCGACGGTGCTATCGCAAGACGAGGCGCGATCCCTGCTGGCACACATGGAAGGCCGGCCACAGCTCCTGGCAAGCCTTCTCTATGGCACCGGCATGCGCCTGATGGAATGCCTGCGGCTGCGCGTCAAGGATGTGGATTTCGCGCGCAACGAGATCACGATCCGTGGTGGCAAAGGAGCCAAGGATCGCCACACCGTATTGCCCAAATCGCTGGTCGAGCCGTTGCAGCGTGAAATCGAACGTGCACAGATGCTGCATGCTGCCGATCTGGCTGCGGGGTTTGGCGCAGCGTCCCTGCCGTACGCACTGGCACGCAAGTATCCATCGGCAGCGCGTGACTTCGGCTGGCAGTACGTGTTTCCGTCCGTACAGCGGTCGATCGATCCGAACGATGGCGTCGAGCGTCGTCATCACTTCGACGACGCCATCCTGACGCGCGGACTGAAGGCGGCGCGTCTTCGTGCGGGCATCGTCAAGTCATTGAGCGCGCACACCTTGCGGCATTCGTTCGCGACCCACCTGCTCGAAATGGGCTATGACATCCGGACTGTCCAAGAGCTGCTCGGGCACAGAGATGTCGCCACCACCCAAATCTATACCCACGTCCTCAATCGCAGCGCCAGCGGGGTCCTGAGTCCCTTGGATCGATGA
- a CDS encoding S9 family peptidase, with amino-acid sequence MGLKINSSRVLGALVMGTLSAGVAAQGRTLSANDYARAERFMSYNTAPLVDHAVQKVEWLDDGHFWYVDHDAGGDHFVRMDAASGKTAPLFDQAKLAAALGKAGDKPVDAKKLPVTGYEVRPDGRVDIAVRSKHYVCDLAAAEASCVDRASLVKTGKEPGALSPDKKSEAFIRDWNLWLRDVASGKETQLTTDGVENFGYATDNAGWKHTDNAIVEWSPDSKRIATFQQDQRKTGEMYLVSTNVGHPKLEKWKYPLVGDKDVTMIERVIVDVAAKEVLRLQMPPDQHRSTLCDDVSCGPDGGWDDVKWAADGKTLAFVSTSRDHKHEWFRVADASTGKVRTVFEEVVPTYYESGNGAVNWRYLPETNEAIWFSERNNWGNLYLYDLTSGKLKRAITKGDGNVTEVLKVDPKTRTVWFRGVGRTAGVNPYYQQFFKVGLDGGKPVLLTPEAADHTVTLSPDGKSFVDAYSTPTTPPVTVLRSADDGRKLASVATADISRLKAAGWVPPIPFTVKGRDGKTDLYGMMFKPTNFDPSKKYPIIDYIYPGPQTGSVRGRSFSSARADHQAMAELGFIVIALDGMGTPWRSKAFHDAYFEHVEDNTLPDQVLGLKELGKKYPWIDLDRVGIWGHSGGGNATAAAMFHYPDFFKVGWAESGNHDNRNYEDDWAEKWQGLLVTDKDGKTNYDAQANQSFAKNLKGRLMLVHGTMDDNVPPYQTLLVADALIKANKDFDLLLIPNVHHGYAEATPYATRRRWDYFVQHLAGNTPPVEYKLKAWPWR; translated from the coding sequence ATGGGCTTGAAGATCAACAGTTCGCGCGTGCTTGGCGCGCTGGTCATGGGAACATTGTCCGCCGGCGTCGCCGCGCAGGGACGTACGCTGAGCGCGAACGACTACGCGCGGGCGGAACGCTTCATGAGCTACAACACCGCACCGCTGGTCGATCACGCGGTGCAGAAGGTCGAATGGCTGGACGACGGCCACTTCTGGTATGTCGACCACGATGCCGGCGGCGATCACTTCGTTCGCATGGATGCGGCCAGCGGCAAGACCGCGCCGCTGTTCGACCAGGCGAAGCTGGCCGCCGCGCTGGGCAAGGCCGGCGACAAGCCGGTCGATGCGAAGAAGTTGCCGGTGACCGGCTACGAGGTACGGCCGGACGGGCGGGTCGATATTGCCGTGCGCAGCAAGCACTACGTGTGCGACCTCGCCGCCGCCGAGGCCAGCTGCGTCGACCGCGCCTCGCTGGTGAAGACCGGCAAGGAGCCGGGCGCGCTGTCGCCGGACAAGAAGAGCGAGGCGTTCATCCGCGACTGGAACCTGTGGCTGCGCGACGTCGCCAGCGGCAAGGAGACCCAGCTCACCACCGACGGCGTGGAGAACTTCGGCTACGCCACCGACAACGCCGGCTGGAAGCACACCGACAACGCGATCGTGGAGTGGTCGCCGGATTCGAAGCGGATCGCCACGTTCCAGCAGGACCAGCGCAAGACCGGCGAGATGTACCTGGTCAGCACCAACGTCGGCCATCCGAAGCTGGAGAAGTGGAAGTACCCGCTGGTCGGCGACAAGGACGTGACGATGATCGAGCGCGTCATCGTCGACGTGGCGGCGAAGGAGGTGCTGCGCCTGCAGATGCCGCCGGACCAGCATCGCTCCACCCTGTGCGACGACGTCAGCTGCGGCCCCGACGGCGGCTGGGACGACGTGAAGTGGGCGGCCGACGGCAAGACCCTCGCCTTCGTCTCCACCTCGCGCGACCACAAGCACGAATGGTTCCGCGTCGCCGACGCGAGCACCGGCAAGGTGCGCACGGTGTTCGAGGAAGTGGTGCCGACCTACTACGAGAGCGGCAACGGCGCGGTGAACTGGCGCTACCTGCCCGAGACGAACGAGGCGATCTGGTTCAGCGAGCGCAACAACTGGGGCAACCTGTACCTGTACGACCTCACCAGCGGCAAGCTCAAGCGCGCGATCACCAAGGGCGACGGCAACGTTACCGAGGTGCTGAAGGTCGATCCGAAGACGCGCACGGTGTGGTTCCGCGGCGTCGGCCGCACCGCGGGCGTGAACCCGTACTACCAGCAGTTCTTCAAGGTCGGCCTGGACGGCGGCAAGCCGGTGCTGCTGACGCCGGAAGCGGCCGACCACACCGTCACGCTGTCGCCGGACGGCAAGTCCTTCGTTGATGCGTATTCCACGCCGACCACGCCGCCGGTCACTGTGCTGCGCAGTGCGGACGACGGCCGCAAGCTGGCCAGCGTGGCGACTGCCGACATCTCGCGGCTGAAGGCCGCCGGCTGGGTGCCGCCGATCCCGTTCACGGTGAAGGGTCGCGACGGCAAGACCGACCTGTACGGCATGATGTTCAAGCCGACGAACTTCGACCCCTCGAAGAAATACCCGATCATCGACTACATCTACCCGGGTCCGCAGACCGGCTCGGTGCGCGGGCGCAGCTTCTCCTCCGCGCGCGCCGACCACCAGGCGATGGCGGAACTCGGTTTCATCGTGATCGCGCTCGACGGCATGGGCACGCCGTGGCGTTCGAAAGCCTTCCACGACGCCTACTTCGAGCACGTCGAGGACAACACCCTGCCTGACCAGGTGCTCGGCCTGAAGGAACTCGGCAAGAAGTATCCGTGGATCGACCTCGACCGCGTGGGCATCTGGGGCCACTCCGGCGGCGGCAACGCCACCGCGGCCGCGATGTTCCACTACCCGGACTTCTTCAAGGTCGGCTGGGCCGAAAGCGGCAACCACGACAACCGCAACTACGAAGACGACTGGGCCGAAAAATGGCAGGGCCTGCTGGTCACCGACAAGGACGGCAAGACCAACTACGACGCCCAGGCCAACCAGAGTTTCGCGAAGAACCTCAAGGGACGGCTGATGCTGGTGCACGGCACGATGGACGACAACGTGCCGCCCTACCAGACCCTGCTGGTGGCCGACGCACTGATCAAGGCGAACAAGGATTTCGACCTGCTGCTGATCCCGAACGTCCACCACGGCTACGCCGAGGCCACTCCGTACGCCACCCGCCGGCGCTGGGACTATTTCGTGCAGCATCTGGCCGGCAATACACCGCCGGTGGAGTACAAATTGAAGGCGTGGCCCTGGCGCTGA
- a CDS encoding acyl-CoA thioesterase, which yields MSPAPIEARLLEMVFPDHTNHLGTLFGGQALAWMDKAAFIVASRYARRTVVTARSEEVNFRVPVRTGQLVELVASVVKVGRSSMHVEVEMTAEDPLSGDRRVCTTGRFVMIALDSNGSPTAIPALPDAAG from the coding sequence ATGTCCCCTGCCCCGATCGAAGCCCGCCTGCTGGAAATGGTTTTCCCCGACCACACCAATCACCTCGGCACCCTGTTCGGCGGCCAGGCGCTGGCGTGGATGGACAAGGCCGCCTTCATCGTGGCCTCGCGCTACGCACGGCGCACTGTGGTCACCGCGCGCTCGGAGGAGGTGAACTTCCGCGTGCCGGTACGTACCGGCCAGCTGGTCGAACTGGTCGCCAGCGTGGTCAAGGTCGGCCGCAGCTCGATGCACGTCGAGGTGGAAATGACCGCCGAGGACCCGCTCAGCGGTGACCGCCGGGTCTGCACCACCGGCCGCTTCGTGATGATCGCGCTGGATTCCAACGGCTCGCCCACGGCGATCCCCGCGCTACCGGATGCCGCCGGCTGA
- a CDS encoding LysR family transcriptional regulator, whose amino-acid sequence MDRLEAMRLYTRIVELGSFTAAADDLNLPRATVTHAIKRLEARLGAQLLQRTTRRVRATRDGETYYGHCLRLLADVDEVETDFREARVQPKGRLRVDLPATLARLLVIPALRDFFARFPQIQLDIGTGDRFVDLVREGVDCVLRVGELGDSGMVGRRVATLEQVTVASAAYVRRHGLPDSLAALQDGHLAVNWVSPTTHRAEPLEFMVGRKRREVVLPGCVSVSGVDAYLGCCEAGLGIAQMPRYRIVDALKSGGLRELLPAHPPPSLPMTILYPQQRQMPARLRVFVDWLVELTTGQR is encoded by the coding sequence ATGGACCGACTCGAAGCCATGCGGCTGTATACGCGGATCGTCGAACTGGGCAGCTTCACCGCCGCGGCGGATGACCTGAACCTGCCGCGCGCCACCGTCACCCACGCGATCAAGCGGCTGGAGGCGCGGCTGGGCGCGCAGCTGCTGCAGCGGACCACCCGCCGCGTGCGCGCCACCCGCGACGGCGAGACCTATTACGGCCATTGCCTGCGCCTGCTGGCCGACGTGGACGAGGTCGAGACGGATTTCCGCGAGGCGCGGGTGCAGCCGAAGGGCCGCTTGCGCGTCGACCTGCCGGCGACGTTGGCGCGCCTGCTGGTGATTCCCGCGCTGCGGGATTTCTTCGCGCGGTTCCCGCAGATCCAGCTGGACATCGGCACCGGCGACCGCTTCGTCGACCTGGTGCGCGAAGGCGTGGATTGCGTACTGCGCGTCGGCGAACTGGGCGATTCGGGCATGGTCGGACGCCGCGTGGCGACGCTGGAACAGGTCACCGTGGCCAGCGCTGCCTACGTGCGCCGGCATGGCCTGCCCGATTCGCTGGCCGCACTGCAGGACGGCCACCTGGCGGTGAACTGGGTTTCGCCGACCACCCACCGGGCCGAGCCGCTGGAGTTCATGGTCGGCCGCAAGCGGCGCGAAGTCGTGCTGCCGGGCTGCGTCAGCGTCAGCGGCGTGGATGCCTACCTCGGCTGCTGCGAAGCGGGCCTGGGCATCGCGCAGATGCCGCGTTACCGCATCGTCGATGCGCTGAAGAGCGGTGGGCTGCGCGAGCTGCTGCCGGCACACCCGCCGCCGTCACTGCCGATGACCATCCTGTACCCGCAGCAGCGGCAGATGCCGGCACGGCTACGGGTGTTCGTGGACTGGCTGGTGGAACTGACGACGGGGCAGCGCTGA
- a CDS encoding glutathione S-transferase family protein has translation MPQRLRIIGNYLSPYVRKVLVCLELKGLEYEVDPIAPFVGNDEFTRLSPLRRVPVLVDGELVLSDSSVICQYLEDQQPTPSVYPRDIADRARARWLEEYADTRLADGLIWRLFHQLAIKRHVFGEAPNEAVVQHAREVEIPAALDYLERQLPDEGFVFGALSIADISLASFFRTASFVRYAIDAERWPRMAALVAQVQALPVFQKLAGFEDCMLRLPLAEQRGALITAGAPLTSDTLGTSAPRPGPPRAS, from the coding sequence ATGCCGCAGCGCCTCAGAATCATCGGCAATTACCTCTCGCCCTATGTGCGCAAGGTACTGGTATGCCTCGAGTTGAAAGGGCTGGAATACGAGGTCGACCCGATCGCGCCGTTCGTCGGCAACGACGAATTCACCCGGCTCAGCCCGCTGCGCCGCGTGCCCGTGCTGGTCGACGGCGAACTGGTGCTCAGCGACTCCTCGGTGATCTGCCAGTATCTGGAAGACCAGCAGCCCACGCCGTCGGTCTATCCGCGCGACATCGCCGACCGCGCCCGCGCCCGCTGGCTGGAGGAGTACGCCGACACGCGGCTGGCCGACGGGCTGATCTGGCGGCTGTTCCACCAACTCGCGATCAAGCGCCACGTCTTCGGCGAGGCGCCCAACGAGGCCGTGGTGCAGCATGCGCGCGAAGTGGAGATTCCCGCCGCGCTCGACTACCTGGAACGCCAGCTGCCGGACGAAGGCTTCGTGTTCGGCGCATTGTCGATCGCCGACATCAGCCTCGCCAGCTTCTTCCGCACCGCCTCGTTCGTGCGTTACGCGATCGACGCCGAACGCTGGCCGCGGATGGCCGCGCTGGTGGCGCAGGTGCAGGCGCTGCCGGTGTTCCAGAAACTGGCCGGCTTCGAGGACTGCATGCTGCGCCTGCCCTTGGCCGAGCAGCGCGGCGCCCTGATCACCGCCGGCGCGCCGCTGACCAGCGACACCCTGGGCACCAGCGCACCGCGCCCCGGCCCGCCGCGCGCGTCCTGA
- a CDS encoding ribonuclease E inhibitor RraB, translated as MEFVATLMETAAADTDVLRSLDRNGDHFSMFRDVDFLLVAPDAERAVLVASFVNDHSYGKAVLQDPASVLVTINMPVEQPIALCVSGFFSCLAQLFGVEYDGWGCVAQAQA; from the coding sequence ATGGAATTTGTCGCGACATTGATGGAAACCGCCGCAGCCGACACGGATGTTCTCCGGTCACTTGATCGCAATGGCGACCATTTCTCTATGTTCCGCGACGTAGACTTTCTTCTAGTGGCACCCGACGCAGAAAGGGCAGTCCTCGTTGCGTCTTTCGTCAACGATCACAGCTATGGCAAGGCTGTCCTTCAAGACCCTGCGTCCGTTCTTGTCACTATCAACATGCCTGTCGAGCAACCCATTGCTCTGTGCGTGTCAGGCTTTTTCTCGTGTCTCGCACAGCTATTTGGCGTCGAGTACGATGGTTGGGGGTGTGTGGCGCAGGCGCAAGCCTAA
- a CDS encoding DUF6984 family protein, translating into MNQTPSHIEIDRPLSIDERAVVQWLLEHGNGDNTTFLEQLGQARVARLCGCGCASIDFAVNGKHPQQFAMRTLSDYQWRDDHGHLFGAYVFEQDGLLAGLDLWSIDGQSTPNAMPPIEHLVPLGTAQV; encoded by the coding sequence GTGAACCAGACACCGTCGCACATTGAGATAGATAGGCCTCTGAGCATCGACGAGCGTGCCGTTGTTCAGTGGCTCCTTGAGCACGGCAATGGGGACAACACGACGTTCCTGGAGCAACTTGGGCAGGCGCGAGTTGCGCGTCTCTGTGGTTGCGGCTGCGCAAGTATCGACTTTGCAGTCAACGGCAAACATCCTCAACAGTTCGCCATGCGCACCTTATCGGACTATCAGTGGCGTGACGACCATGGCCACCTATTCGGCGCCTATGTGTTCGAGCAAGATGGTTTGCTAGCTGGACTAGATTTGTGGTCAATCGACGGTCAGAGCACTCCAAATGCCATGCCTCCTATCGAGCATTTGGTTCCACTTGGCACCGCACAGGTCTAA
- a CDS encoding aldo/keto reductase has product MQTRTLGKNPHGKPGPQVSALGLGCMGMSAFYGQHDDAESIATIHHALDRGLNLLDTADMYGPHTNEVLVGKAIKGRRQQAFVATKFGIVRNPDDPQARGVNGRPEYVRAACDASLQRLGIDTIDLYYQHRVDPGVPIEETVGAMAELVVAGKVRYLGLSEASGATLERAYKVHPIAALQSEFSLWTRDPQTNGMLAACRRLGVSLVAYSPLGRGFLTGAIRSPDDFDADDYRRGSPRFMGDNFTRNLQLVEQVKTLAADKGCSPAQLALAWVLAQDEDVLAIPGTRKRSRLDENLGALDVRLSAAELAAIDAVFPPDAAVGNRYADAMMHMVNM; this is encoded by the coding sequence ATGCAGACCCGCACTCTCGGCAAGAATCCTCATGGAAAGCCGGGCCCCCAGGTCTCCGCCCTCGGCCTCGGCTGCATGGGCATGAGCGCGTTCTACGGCCAGCACGACGACGCCGAATCGATCGCCACCATCCACCACGCACTGGACCGCGGCCTCAACCTGCTCGACACCGCCGACATGTACGGCCCGCACACCAACGAGGTACTGGTGGGCAAGGCGATCAAGGGGCGCCGCCAGCAGGCCTTCGTCGCCACCAAGTTCGGCATCGTGCGCAACCCGGACGACCCGCAGGCGCGCGGCGTCAACGGCCGCCCGGAGTACGTGCGCGCGGCCTGCGACGCCAGCCTGCAGCGGCTCGGCATCGATACCATCGACCTGTACTACCAGCATCGCGTCGACCCGGGCGTGCCGATCGAGGAGACCGTCGGCGCGATGGCCGAACTGGTTGTCGCCGGCAAGGTGCGCTACCTCGGCCTGAGCGAGGCCTCCGGCGCCACGCTGGAACGTGCGTACAAGGTGCACCCGATCGCCGCGTTGCAAAGCGAGTTCTCGCTGTGGACGCGCGACCCGCAAACGAACGGCATGCTCGCCGCCTGCCGCAGACTCGGCGTCAGCCTGGTCGCCTATTCGCCGCTGGGCCGCGGCTTCCTCACCGGTGCGATCCGCTCGCCGGACGATTTCGACGCCGACGACTACCGCCGCGGCAGCCCGCGTTTCATGGGCGACAACTTCACCCGCAACCTGCAACTGGTCGAACAGGTGAAAACGCTGGCCGCCGACAAGGGCTGCTCGCCCGCGCAGCTGGCGCTGGCCTGGGTGCTGGCGCAGGACGAGGACGTGCTGGCCATCCCCGGCACACGCAAACGCAGCCGGCTGGACGAAAACCTCGGTGCGCTCGACGTGCGGCTCAGCGCCGCCGAACTCGCGGCGATCGACGCGGTGTTTCCTCCCGACGCCGCCGTCGGCAATCGCTACGCCGACGCTATGATGCACATGGTGAACATGTAA
- the queF gene encoding NADPH-dependent 7-cyano-7-deazaguanine reductase QueF (Catalyzes the NADPH-dependent reduction of 7-cyano-7-deazaguanine (preQ0) to 7-aminomethyl-7-deazaguanine (preQ1) in queuosine biosynthesis) has product MSTPEHSPLGKDTAYADRYDPRLLFPIPRADKRAEIGVAETLPFHGVDIWNAYELSWLDLRGKPQVALAEFHVPASSPHIIESKSFKLYLNGFAQERIADAATLSATLMHDLSAAAGAVVNVQLRDACAAALPVIDLDGRLLDDQDIAIDHYGPPNADFLQADIAATPVAETLVSHLLRSNCPVTGQPDWGSVQIAYHGAPIDHAGLLRYLVSFRTHNEFHEQCVERIFVDLTQRCAPRQLSVYARYTRRGGLDINPFRSSTPATPGNPRTVRQ; this is encoded by the coding sequence ATGAGCACCCCCGAACACTCCCCGCTCGGCAAGGACACCGCCTACGCCGACCGCTACGATCCGCGCCTGCTGTTTCCGATCCCGCGCGCGGACAAGCGCGCCGAGATCGGCGTGGCCGAAACGCTGCCGTTCCATGGCGTGGACATCTGGAACGCCTACGAGCTGTCGTGGCTCGACCTGCGCGGCAAGCCGCAGGTGGCGCTGGCCGAGTTCCACGTGCCGGCATCCTCGCCGCACATCATCGAATCGAAGTCGTTCAAGCTGTACCTCAACGGCTTCGCGCAGGAGCGCATCGCGGACGCCGCGACGCTGTCCGCCACCCTGATGCACGACCTGTCCGCGGCGGCCGGCGCGGTGGTCAACGTGCAATTGCGCGACGCATGCGCCGCTGCGCTTCCCGTCATCGACCTGGATGGACGCCTGCTCGACGACCAGGACATCGCCATCGACCACTACGGCCCGCCGAACGCCGATTTCCTGCAGGCCGACATCGCCGCCACGCCGGTGGCGGAAACCCTGGTCTCGCACCTGCTGCGCTCGAACTGCCCGGTCACCGGACAACCCGACTGGGGCAGCGTGCAGATCGCCTACCATGGCGCGCCGATCGACCACGCCGGCCTGCTGCGCTACCTGGTCTCCTTCCGCACCCACAACGAATTCCACGAGCAATGCGTGGAACGCATCTTCGTCGACCTGACGCAGCGCTGCGCGCCGCGTCAGCTCAGCGTGTACGCGCGCTACACCCGCCGCGGCGGGCTGGACATCAACCCGTTCCGCAGCAGCACGCCGGCCACGCCCGGCAATCCGCGCACGGTTCGGCAGTAG
- a CDS encoding glycerophosphodiester phosphodiesterase, producing the protein MPTPAAAAAEKPLAARVLVIGHRGASALRPEHTLASYAKAIADGADFVEPDLVMTKDGVLVTRHENEIGSTTDVADHPEFAARRTGKLIDGRQVTGWFSEDFSLAELKSLRARERLPKLRSTRYDGQFPIATLDEVIDLVAAESTARGQVIGIIPEIKHGTYFRTIGLPLEDRLLAALAAHAYTRTAPVEIQSFEVGNLKYLRGKLGDGMHGNIRLLQLLGDAVEQPYDVAAAGGKLTYAQMMTPAGLRGIAGYADAIGPNIRAIIPLASNRTLGAPTSLVHDAHAAGLEVHPYTFRPENHFLPPDLWQGADPRHVNQAGAIAEIRRYLATGIDAFFTDDPAIGRKALDGR; encoded by the coding sequence ATGCCCACGCCTGCCGCCGCTGCCGCCGAGAAACCGCTTGCCGCCAGGGTGCTGGTGATCGGCCATCGCGGCGCCAGCGCGCTGCGTCCGGAGCACACGCTGGCTTCGTATGCGAAGGCGATCGCCGACGGCGCCGACTTCGTCGAGCCGGACCTGGTGATGACGAAGGATGGCGTGCTGGTGACGCGCCACGAAAACGAGATCGGCAGCACCACCGATGTGGCCGACCATCCCGAGTTCGCCGCGCGCAGGACCGGCAAGCTGATCGATGGCAGGCAAGTGACCGGCTGGTTCAGCGAGGACTTCAGCCTGGCCGAGCTGAAGTCACTGCGCGCACGCGAGCGGCTGCCGAAGCTGCGCAGCACGCGGTACGACGGCCAGTTCCCGATCGCCACGCTGGACGAGGTCATCGACCTCGTCGCCGCCGAATCGACGGCACGCGGGCAGGTGATCGGGATCATCCCGGAAATCAAGCACGGCACGTATTTCCGCACGATCGGCCTGCCGCTGGAGGACAGGCTGCTCGCCGCGCTGGCCGCGCACGCCTACACCCGCACGGCGCCGGTGGAGATCCAGTCGTTCGAGGTCGGCAACCTGAAGTACCTGCGCGGCAAGCTCGGCGACGGCATGCACGGCAATATCCGCCTTCTGCAGCTGCTCGGCGACGCGGTGGAGCAGCCGTACGACGTGGCTGCTGCAGGCGGCAAGCTGACCTATGCGCAGATGATGACGCCGGCCGGGCTGCGCGGGATCGCCGGTTATGCGGATGCGATCGGGCCGAACATCCGCGCGATCATCCCGCTGGCGTCCAACCGCACGCTCGGCGCACCCACCAGCCTGGTGCACGACGCGCATGCTGCCGGCCTCGAGGTGCACCCGTACACCTTCCGTCCCGAGAACCATTTCCTGCCGCCCGACCTGTGGCAGGGCGCCGACCCGCGCCACGTCAACCAAGCCGGTGCCATCGCCGAAATCCGCCGCTACCTCGCCACCGGCATCGATGCGTTCTTCACCGACGATCCGGCGATCGGGCGCAAGGCGCTGGACGGGCGCTGA